The genomic stretch AATTGTGTACTTTCTGCTTCGTGTGTACTGCTTGTCTGCATCTTCATTGCTTCATTTCAagaacaatccaagtaagttagtacatttctatttttatttttcattctttaaaccttaggatagatgacttcttgttttcttagTTGTATGTTGTTAGGTTAAGGTTATTAGTTTTAGGGTTAGTCAATGTAGGATTTCAGGTAActtagaagcccattaggggaAATGTGGCTGAAAGGTGTGAAGACCCATGTGATTCTGTTTGGAAATCGCAATGAACGCGCTAAACGGaccatgtcgcgctaagcgtgtTTATCCCTGTTGATGAACGTAAGTGATGAGCCCGCTAAGCGTGTTTGTGCGCTAAGCGGGACTAGTGTTCAGACATTAAGATTTAGAGAATTTTTGTTCAGCGTTAAGCCTGACCTGTCAAGCTAAGCGCCATTTTGCTTCTGTAAGTTTTCCTTTGAATAAGGCTAAGCGCGTTTATGCGCTAAGCCCTTGTTGTGTGCTGAGCTAAGCACCCTGCTGCGCTAAGCTCAACTCTCTCActatcttttaagtttttgtagtTAGGCTAAGCGCGCCTTATGCGCTAAAGCCTGAGTGTCATTCTGATGAGGCTGAGCTAAGCACGACATGCTACGCTAAGCTCCAACTCTCTTCGattttgaaaattgtagacttaggTTAAGCTCagttgtgcgctaagcctattctgcagaaaaaaatattttttgtgtcttcGAGCTAAGCACCAgcctgctgcgcttagcgccTGAGTAAAATTTCATAAGGCGCACTAAGCTCAGCCTGTTGTGCTAAGTGCCCagccaaaatttcaattttatttttatgtttttgtgaaaatatcctgtgctaatctcttgtgttttgtcTTATCTTTTACAGATGACATCTAAGAAAAGGAAAACTCCTTCTACACCTACCCAGGCCAGATTTGATAGATCCAGGTTCACATCCCAAGAGGCTTGGGAGAGATATACAGACATTGTGGTGCCTCGAAAGCTACTACTGaagaggaatgtggtagtttatTGCACCGAGTTTGACGAGTTCAAGAAGGAACTTGAGATAAGACATTGGGATGAGAAGTTGACTGATTTTGCTGACAGTAGTATAGACATTGCCATTATGAAGGAATTTTACACCAACCTCTATGACCCCGAGGATAAATCACCTAAGCAAGTGAGGGTGAGAGGTTACTTAGTGAAATTTGATGAAGATACTCTGAATACATTTCTGAAGACCCTGGTAATTTTGAAGGAGGGGGAGAATTTGTGTACTTATTCCAGGTTTGCACTCCTGAGGTCTGATCCTCAGGAGTTGGCTGCTAAGCTTTGTATCCCAGGGAGGGGATTCACACTTAATGTTGATGGGCAGCCTTTGAAGATACtgaggaagaacatgaccactctAGCTCAAACATGGAGtgttatttccttttctaaGCTGATTCCTACCTCCCACACATCTGATGTGACCTTGGACAGAGCCAAGTTCATTTGTGGTATCATTgtgaagatggatatgaattTGGGGTACCTTATCTCCCACCAGATCTCTCTTATTGCACAACATGATACATCCAGACTTGGATTACTTGCCTTTATCATAACTCTATGTAAGGCCAGAGAAGTCCAATCAGATTCTAGATCCCTAGAGAACTTGAGCCCTGCCATTAACTTGgcatatattaagaagaactgTTTGAATCTTGATGATCCAACAGTGACATTTAGAAGGCCAAGGAAGGCCAGGGGTAAGAGATCAGAGGTCCCCACTACTTCAGCAGCACCAGAGACACCAACTCCTTCTTCTTCCATAGCTCCAGTACCTCTCATTCAGACTCCAGCTATTCCTCCAGCATCTACACAGATACCACTTCCAACTCCTTTATCTGTAGGACTTTCAGATTTTTCATTTACACCACAAATGCTGCACTCCATGCTCCAGAGCTTACACAGGGGGCAGTCCATTATCATGCAGAGCCTTCAGGGCTTGGGCTTGCCATCCGTTATGAGCATGGATGAGTTTGATGCacaggtggcctggccaggagcCCAACCTTCTCCTTTTGGAGGGGGTGGGGCCTCTGCAGCTCAGGAGCCTGAACCAGAGGAACCAGCAGTAGCAGCAACAGAGGGAGAGGATGAGCTCACCCCTCCTGAGCCCTTTTATTTTGATGCAGGTGTACACATGGCTCAGGAGGAGGAGACTTCCATAGACTAGATCTCAGAGCCATCCCCATCATCCATACCTGATGATGCCATACCATCTGCACCAGTATCTAAGTTAGAGCAGCCTATCTCTCAAGATTCACCAGCTGCTCAAGTTTTGGATCTTAATGAGCATGCACAGGAGCAACCACAAGAGCAAGACATTTAAATTTGTGCATTTTgaacattttagtttattttcagctattttatgatttatgttcagtcattttaatttcagtttttacgttttagttctttaaattttagttatttaaatttcaacacTTTGAGTTGTTTGCTTGTACCAAAAAGCTTGTTTGAACagtgaattgattgaaaatgatatgTAGTGGATTATTTtgtatgaaatgagtgtttgagaatgatttgaatgagcaattgtatgatttgagtggattggaattattagataattgttttgatcaagcttgTAGCCATTAGAAGTGAATGAGCATGTGATTAGAAGTATGACTGAAAATGCTAGTcagtttgtcagattgattgtgaaggaatgcattaaccgtATCCCAGTGAGAGTgcgatccttaaattttgagagaagcaactatcatttagtactgatttttgcgtgaatctctgaagtatggactgaatgcatgaaattgaggatgatgaaggccatgtttgagccacttagccaaaaagtcgACCATGCgcttgaatgaattatcccttgtACCCAATTTGAGttgaatgaattattgattgattgaaccttgagcctatacagtgttatctcctgctacttgacttaggttgtaggagagcatcatccataGGAAGcgtggttcaaagcaaatttgtcccaaatttgggggagtaattatcaaggtaaatttgtttcaaatttgggggaggcactgggtaagaattgaaatggtcaaagtaaataGCATACACACACTATTTTTGTATATACACATAATGTCTCTGTAtatattgtgttaaaaaaactgtaaatacaaatgaaattaataagtgtatatgttgcaaaataatgaaatgaagcTGAGTGCCTAAATAAAAGGCAAATATGGGgtgtgaatgaatgaaaaagtgaaggtttatctttggatgaatgctctcctagaacctaagcttttgaatccttgaaaaaccatgattttgtTGGTAGCCTAACCCCATTATAAGCCTAGAAAGTCTTTcggattcattttgtgtgttcattgttgtatgatatgagatgaaatgcaaaggttgggacttgtgctagttgtttatgatggaatgagcctaaacacttgagcttgagtgaaacaatgactgtgaggtttgggttgatgatccttccttgatgtCTGCTatccttactagcttatttcaattgtgactctaatgtgtatgttcttatctttgaaaagctgcatgtttgtgaaaatcaattgattgaagcatgtccatgatattcagttcatatggttgaattctctgtgaagaaaacaccatTTTGAGTGATCACTGtagtttgtcacttgaggacaagtgaattgttctttctttgcttgaggacaagcaaaactgtaaatttggaggagtttgttagtcatcttatacgactaacttctgtatagaaaacattttccaaaacttgtatagttcccccaatttatggttattttgtagtgattttgtaaataaatcttgttttattgtgaAAGCTTTCTCTAGAATATTTCTAtttgatttaatgatgaaatatgtgcaatttcaggtgaaaaagaggctaagtcatgaagtgctaaaagtgacaaTTGAGCTTAGCTCATTAGTGGGCTAAGTGCGCATCtatcgctaagcgcagcttcagcgcAACAGAAGAATATGGCAGAGCATCAATATTAAGGTTGTGTGCTAAGGGCGAGattagtgcgctaagcgcagcggttgtcttcagccaggctcaacgcacgactggcgctaagctcacatccacttattcgcgctaagcgcgagggtggcgctaagcgcaacatcccgaattcagagcctatttaaagtctGTCTTGTGCAAAATTAGGGTACACCTGGGGTACAGATTTTGCACAGAATTCCAaagcacaccacagtgcctatttggggaaaagagctttggaggcagcaagaggagccaGCTTTTGTAGAGATgcctaggttttgtaatctcATTATTGCTAGGGGgttttctgtaatggctggctaaacacccttgtttgggatttctaaagaacagttgatgtaattactttaatatctaattgattttgtttcttgtgttcaatgcttcttttagtgcttaaattttgtatgctcttggtctgatcaaccatttgtgtgcctggttaggtgactttagcattgggaaatgtattgtttccttagaacttgaatgaagcagaattaaaacttagtcttaaatgagggatctgcggattaagttttggttttaaatgtgttgttacaataatgttgtttggtctaagtctagtccaataagagggatctgaggataaagcttaggctaaattagtctaaactttcgttagctatttaagctaagtctagtccaacaagagggatctgaggatgaagcttagtttaagttagtctaaacctaggaggactgtctaaattaagcctagtctaacaagagggatctgaggacgaagcttggattgatttagtctaactagggatcgagatttagtaatttaggctacaacatagaacacaaaagcatgattgattagagaaacatcatTATATACATCAGCTgatttgttagaaagacccaacatttttACCTACTATTGTcaattttacttacttgcatttttactgtttttagcctagactttgtttaattctgttttaaatcatcaattatcaatatttctttcaacaatgccttatttctgaattcaACCTTGTCTAAGACTAGTTCTCTGAGTTCAATACTTgtattcatccattttaattttaaatacttgacgattcGGTGCGCTTTCTGGCAAACcagatttcccttgaacatatttgtataaaacaaaattggaccaaaaaataactgcaggggaaatccaacatggTACTTATTTCAAAAGTAGTGTAGAATCTATCTCAGTGACATTGATTCAGCACCTTTAACCTCAAGTAGGTAGTATTTCATTGAACAACTCTTCCTTCTTTAACCTCCTCTTCGCCATGGATTTTACATTAAGCAAATACGTAATaaggattttcaattttaaagtaGTTTAGGAATAGGTGGTAAAGGAAAGCGGGGATGTGTATGGTGTTCGTGTATATCAAAGAAGATTTTCTGAGGTTTTTGGTGGGTTTGGGGTTGAAGGTGATAGCACAGTAGTCTTTGGTGTGTTTTGGTTGTTTCCCGCTGAAATATTAGTATTGGACTTAGTTCCTCTAATTAAATCTGACTTGGGTCACTTGACTTCCCATGAGTAAGGTAGCAAAAAGACAATTTCCTTTgacatcattttaaattattttacatgttATATTATGTGATTTCCCCTTCAAGCTGGCATTACAACACCACAGAAATGAAagcctattaattttttttccttttatgaaCGTACTGTATACATGCAATatgtcactctttttttttcaagtgaaTAATTGGAACTTTAACAATACGTCTCACCTCAAATTTATTCTTATGTCAGCTTTAATTGTACAACttcaatataataatttcattttcatgtgTGAAGAAAAGTTACGTTAATTAtatagaaaatgatttatataataCCATATCTTAGTATTGCAATTagtaataatacttatatatgtgTTTCTTATTATTCTTAAGTCTTTATAAGTATCtaagtatatatattaatgaaagtAAATATTTGAAAGAGTTAAAATCTCAAGATTTGAAACTTGATGCAAGTACGAACAATGTATTACTACCTCAGTAATAAAGAAAAGCTTGTAGAccataattaaatatacatgtaagtagagaaaaagaaaaggccttacatatacatacatatatatatatatatatatatatatatatatatatatatatatatatatatatatatatatatatataaagaaaaggcTATATATGCTTCAATTTTGATATGTTTaggcaaaaaataatgaataaataatgcaagaaaataaatttagttcAAGTCACTTCTATTCAGGCGTCTATGAAGAGTTAAGATagggttattaaaaaaaatttaaaaaaaaaaaaaagttaagatagACGATTTGAAATTTACTTTTCCAAGGGAAGAGAAGTCACGCCTATCCACTCCAtccgtttttctttttttcttttctttttttttttattgaatcccCTCCACCATGTTAGTCTTGATGCAAATAAGTATAATATTAAAGTTAAAAGGTTTCTCTTCATTTGTACAAATTATACTATGAGGTGTAATGACATTCAAAATCTTCAAATGAATACTTTGTTcatagtaaataattaaatgttttaacgAAATGCCTAATAATATCATACTCACTTATGAAGTATAaacattcacttttttttttatcaatagtgttaaaattcattatgaaaTGGATCAAAACTATAAGAATTTCATCAGTTGCTTGTTTATACCATTTTTGTATCACATTTTCTACTTTCCATGGTTTTTAAAAAACGTGTGATTTGTAATCATAACCCTTCACAAACAAAATAGAAGTAGTTAACAAAAGGCATATCATATCACATACAACTTGTCTTGGTCCATAGATAGTCAAATACGCTATTTAGAAGATTACATCAAAGTAATAAATGATTCAAGCATTGTTCAACAGAGTAGAGGTTACCCACTAAATTCTTTCAAGTTGGAACACAAAATACTACCAGATggaataatttacaaaatgcCAACTTCATAAAACAATTACTCTGATTTGATACGCTTGCTGGAAGAATTTTGATATGGAGTAACATGTTTGATTGGCATATTCATCATTCATATTCTCAGTGGTCATTTGTGGGTCATTAAAACAGAACTTATGGGATCATGCTTAGCATATTGATTGAGATACGGAAGGCTGCaaaatatcatatatcataCATAATGCATTATTACTCTTTGCTATTAGGTATGAATCATAGTCACTCAATAATTAAGTTGTCTAATACATAAATAACTCACTGTCGCAAAGGTTTTCTAAAAACTCTCAAGGATGCATGCCCCTCTCCTTCATTTAATTTCTCTCCTCTCTTCACCATCACCCCttatttctcttctctcttcacaCTTATTCCACTTCctctttagttaaaaaaaattaatttagaccattcaaaagatttttcaaacCTAATAGACCtatttaagtaaatataaatatttccttttaaaaaaactaaatataaataataatttttatttgaattattattccaattttttataatgtattaaaatcatatatttattttaatttttaaatagtaagAATGTTAACATACAAAAGTAGTCAAGTATAAAATTAACGTTAAACTTAACTTCTTTTTAGATACTTTATTTGGAAAATAGACATATAAATAAGTTATCATGAAGGTCATATTAAGTCATAAAAATAAgttcatataatataattaaacacaTTAAACtcaattgttataaattttaacctaactatttcctttaaaaaaacactatttCCACCCTGTTTTATATCTTGCATATTAgtggttttaattaattttagtaattTATACTTTATTCTATATATAGAGATTTGTTTTCATTATTAACCTATtcattaagtattttttataatttaaagaaaagttactgcatgaataaaataataataaatttttataacaataattttttttgccaaaattaaaacattttttgctCTTATGATATCTTACTTTGATCCTGATCTCATatcatcttatcttattttattatatctgacaagagatattaaaattatcttaaaattaaaattaaatataattttagaaactcataataaaaataataatagattgGAGAAATTTATgttgaaaataatgttttatgtagaaaataataaaatattttatggaaaatataataaatagttGTTGTTGactatattttcattaaaatacttttttgatACAGGATgggaaaaataaagataaacaagccaaaaaaaggaagaagaaaaaactagtCACGGGTGAAAGTAACAACACCTATGCATGATCGGCTAAAAGTAGAGGAAATTAATGGAAATAATGATAGTAAGATTTGCCGCAAaaaatttactattattttaaatttgagtagTTGTAACAAAATTGAACGAGTCAATCGCACATATAGGATTATTGAGAAGAATTTGTTCCTAATACTTGGCATTTGAGTGGTTTCAGTGGCACAGTGTGCACTATTCAATCTAACAATCTGCACGTAATTAATGATAAGAATCTATTCCTAATACTTTGCATTTAAGTGGTTTTAGTGGCAATGTGCACTATTTCATCTCAAAATGTCTAACTCCTTTGTTTGAGCACACAAGAGGTGAGTTACATTATTATAAATCTCATGATATTTGTTAAAATCTCAACAACATGAACATAATTTTTGAGCTTCAAGGAGGGAGGTCGTTCTCCATGGAAGTAGGTTACTTCGACACAGTCTTagaaatcaaagagaaagtACAAAAGTATCAAAACATTCCTGTCTCCAAGCAAATCCTAATTCTCAATGGCCAAGTTCTCCATGACAATGACGATCCTTGGAAGGTCGAAATCCTTCACAACACACGCATTCAGCTCCAAGTGACCCCCAAAAAGGAGGAGAATAGTAAGGACTTAGTTGTCAATTCCACGCACACGAAAATTCAGCTCAACGTGAAAACCGCGTCCAAAACGCACGTCATCCCTCTCGAGGTGGACGTGAACAACGACACCGTTTTGAGGCTGAAGGAGAGGATTCATGAGATGGAAACCGTAGCGGTTCCGGTTAACCGGTTGCTTTTCTTGCATTCTTCGAACGGTGTAGAAATGCTTGATCACCAATTGCTGCGAGACTGTTATGTTTCGGAGAACGCCGAGATCGACGTTGGTTTTCGGCCGTCGCCGCCCGCTGCGGCGTCGGCGTCTCCGGGGTCGAAGAGGCTGAAGCTTATGGTTCTGCCAAAGAGCGGGACGAAGAAGGTTCCGGTGGAAGTGAATCCGTCAGATAACGTGGGAGAGCTGAGGAAGGAGTTGCAGAAGCTGCACCAGAGGGTTCAGTTTCATTTGCCGCAAGACGGGTATTTCTTCATCTACAAGCAAAATGTTATGGATGATGATAGGTCTTTCCGTTGGCATCATGTTGCACAGGGTGATACCATTGAAATCTTCAATGGAAGTGTTACCGGTGGATCATGATTAATAATGGATAGGataatcaaggttttaaatattgattaccatctttgctaatattgtgataAATTAGGGACAATTGTGGTTGATGCAGTTTCAATTACGATTATAGACCATTAAAAACTCTTGATATTATCCCTTAAATCACGATTTAAAACCTTGGATTAACATTAGCGCGAAAAAGTGTATGTTTTTATAGCTAGTTATTAAACCtctttctaataaattattactgatatgttttctctctctcatttctttctctttcaatgtataatatttttgggATAAATATACGTGTCTAATATCCAATTCatcatgttattaattttagtaaagaattatttttattttaattatcatatttattgttttattaaattattgatttgaCAAGtctttgattaaatttaaaaacttgttATTATGATAGTTGTTTCGATCTTATCACAAATTTGTTATTTTGGACATGCTACAAAGTTAAAGTTGTTAACAAATGAAGATTAGTCTCGGTGTATATCTTCACAATattgaagaaattttttatgcttAAGAGCTCATCAATAGGTATACATCTAATCGATGAGCCTTCTAGAAAATCCACTCGATGAGTCTCGgtgtataaaatttaatttgtagatACCAATGCATGAGCCTTCTAGAAAATCTACTTGATGAGCCTTCTAGAAAATCTACTTGAGTGCACTGTGCACTTGACAGATTAAACTTGATGGTCCTATATGACACATCAAATGAGATTTATCATGATGATGATCCAAGAAGCTATGAAGAGGCTATGCAAAGCTTGGATTGTAAGAAATGACAAGAAACTATGGAATCTGAAATAGAATCAATGAAGATCAACAAAGTATGAACCTTCAAAGGATATAAAaccaattggttgtaaatgAGTTTACAAGAAAAGGATTGGAACAAATTGGAAGGTTGAAATCTACAAAGCTTGTCCAaaagaaggtatagattatgatGAAACTTTTATCCCGTGGCAATGCTCAAATCAATTTTGATTCTTCTTGCTATAATAACATACGATGATCATGAAATATGAAATGGATGTGGAAAATGACTTTCCTTAACGGTGAGCTATAAGAAGATGTGTATATGACACAACTTGAGGGATTCACATCCTTGTCTGATCATAATAAAGTCTACAAGTTTCAACGATACatttatgaattgaaacaaGTGTGTAGAAGTTGAAGCATTCATTTTAACAAGATGATTGAATGGTTAAATCTTGTTAGCTATGAAGAAGAACTTTGTGAGTACAAAAAGGTAAGTGAGAGCATTACAtttatatgtagatgacatataaaataatatgcaATGCAAGGAATAAATACTTGGCTACTAATATAATATCCATGAAACATTTGGGAGAAAtaacttacattttaaaaataaagatttatagAGGTAAGTCTAGAAGGTTGTTCGGTGTCTCCCAATCCAGGTACATTAATACCATCCTAAAGAGGTATAACATGGAAACTCTAAAAGTGACTATTTGCTAATAGGAATTGGAGTTGCTCTCAGTATGGAGGATTGTCCTAAAATTCATGAAGTGAGAGAATACATAACTAGAGTATCATATGCTAGCATAGTGGGAGCTATAGTATATGACATGATTTTTGCATGTTCTAATATCATTTATGCACTAGGTGTAACAAGTTGATATCAAGAAAGTCTTGGTAGGAAGCATTGAAAGTGGGTAAGACTATTCTTAAGTACTTAAGAAGAACTAAAAATTGTACTGCATTATGgaaactcaaaattaaaaattaaagtagttTGATGAGCATAAGTTGGAATTAGTAATGGAAT from Glycine max cultivar Williams 82 chromosome 10 unlocalized genomic scaffold, Glycine_max_v4.0 Gm10_scaffold_107, whole genome shotgun sequence encodes the following:
- the LOC100790784 gene encoding ubiquitin domain-containing protein 7SL RNA1, translating into MNIIFELQGGRSFSMEVGYFDTVLEIKEKVQKYQNIPVSKQILILNGQVLHDNDDPWKVEILHNTRIQLQVTPKKEENSKDLVVNSTHTKIQLNVKTASKTHVIPLEVDVNNDTVLRLKERIHEMETVAVPVNRLLFLHSSNGVEMLDHQLLRDCYVSENAEIDVGFRPSPPAAASASPGSKRLKLMVLPKSGTKKVPVEVNPSDNVGELRKELQKLHQRVQFHLPQDGYFFIYKQNVMDDDRSFRWHHVAQGDTIEIFNGSVTGGS